From the Purpureocillium takamizusanense chromosome 6, complete sequence genome, one window contains:
- a CDS encoding uncharacterized protein (EggNog:ENOG503P2D2~COG:S), with the protein MPSFSSHHHTSQAPILFLGTVMDVSNSICTSDDDHMQTPPTGSTTTTTNPSAAIIPPPPPPPNMKPVVNPGVVVNVNPAHLPLASQLQLLRPILSTNPTLLRVLRLAARLRLPNWYLAGGAISQTIWNHVSGHHADPERGIRDYDLVYHDAADLSWEAEDAVIQRARRLFDDDDAGLAGVDVEIRNQARVHLWYGDKFGVECAPHASVEAAIDSWISTSAMIGVRPRGGDRHHNPDGDDAGDGDGDDDDEWDVYAPRGLSDFFNMVVRPNPVLGRREQYMNKVVRWQQHWDKLVVEPWPHS; encoded by the coding sequence AtgccgagcttctcctctCATCACCACACCTCACAAGCACCGATATTATTTTTAGGCACAGTCATGGATGTGTCCAACAGCATATGCACGAGTGATGACGACCACATGCAGACACCGCCGACAGGgtcgaccaccaccaccaccaaccccTCGGCTGCCAtcatcccgccgccgccgccaccacccaacATGAAGCCGGTTGTGAACCCGGGCGTCGTCGTAAACGTGAACCCGGCTCACCTCCCGCTGGCAtcccagctccagctcctccgccCCATCCTCTCCACCAACCCGACCCTCCTGCgcgtcctccgcctcgccgcccgcctccgcctccccaaCTGGtacctcgccggcggcgccatctccCAGACCATCTGGAACCACGTCTCGGGCCACCACGCGGACCCCGAGAGGGGCATCCGCGACTACGACCTCGTCtaccacgacgccgccgacctctcgtgggaggccgaggacgccgtcatccagcgcgcgcggcgcctctttgacgacgacgacgccggcctggcgggcgtggacgTCGAGATCCGCAACCAGGCCCGCGTGCACCTCTGGTACGGGGACAAGTTTGGCGTCGAGTGCGCGCCGCACGcgagcgtcgaggcggccattGACTCGTGGATCTCGACGAGCGCCATGATAGGCGTGCGACCGCGCGGCGGGGACCGTCATCATAACCctgatggtgatgatgctggcgatggcgatggcgatgacgatgacgagtGGGACGTGTACGCGCCGAGGGGCCTGTCGGACTTCTTCAACATGGTGGTGAGGCCGAACCCCGTGCTCGGCAGGCGGGAGCAGTACATGAACAAGGTGGTgcgctggcagcagcactgGGACAAGCTGGTGGTTGAGCCGTGGCCGCATTCATGA
- a CDS encoding uncharacterized protein (EggNog:ENOG503NYZG~CAZy:AA1~SECRETED:SignalP(1-22~SECRETED:cutsite=ALA-AG~SECRETED:prob=0.4407)~COG:Q) — protein sequence MLSCKDLFFVFALTALTWTALAAGAPSSSPSSSWSSLSKRGRNVTKEFTVRLSWEPYALADVPRNMMLVNGQSPGPVMELDQDDWVVVNLINDTPFNTSLHFHGIEMHQTPWADGVPGVTQHPVHQGKTFTYRFQATQYGSYWYHSHLQGQIEDGCYGAILIHPRPDEPKPFHLIAGGDEDVQRALEDAEASVYPLLIADLTRLESNTKWKMSEEAGIEVVCYDALLFNGKGRVSCLPEDEMAAKMSSTTQRDLALLPGSKLTDKGCLPAKVMAAFGGDANALKKDKVIPGVFEGCKETKGATEFVRATYRGGDAQDWIAIDLIGATNFATPVVSIDGHDMWVYAMDGSYIEPQKVKIINMANGERYSVLVPLKGTGRFKIRANSNTAAQIITGHAVLDVQGGYVPPLPPPPRNHTTKNKHENKKEHGNDDDDDGDNGDDDNDHDGGDEKEPQVYIDIIGTPTSKDLVVFDQAIARPFPPAPIAQHADATFVLNMRLDGASYLWALNSTRLQPMAFFDARPPVLYNPKPWEHDNVTITTRNGTWVDLVLLASVFPMPPHPIHKHGNKMFQIGAGQGDWRWSSVDEAMRELGPAQFNLRDPPQRDSFLSQQAVKTRNWVVVRYQVVNPGAWLLHCHINNHMMGGMMMIIQDGVDAWPVKANEHGHGT from the exons atgctctcGTGCAAAGACCTGTTTTTTGTCTTTGCGCTGACCGCGCTGACCTGGACGGCtctcgcggccggcgcaccatcgtcatcaccgtcatcatcatggtcgtcgttgtcaaAAAGGGGCCGCAATGTCACCAAGGAATTCACCGTGCGCCTGTCGTGGGAGCCCtacgccctggccgacgtgCCCCGGAACATGATGCTCGTCAACGGGCAGTCTCCCGGGCCGGTCATGGAGCTGGACCAGGACGACTGGGTGGTTGTCAACCTCATCAACGACACTCCCTTTAACACGTCGTTGCACTTTCACG GCATCGAGATGCACCAGACCCCCTgggccgacggcgtgccCGGCGTCACGCAACACCCCGTCCACCAAGGCAAGACCTTCACCTACCGCTTCCAGGCGACGCAGTACGGCAGCTACTGGTACCACTCGCACCTGCAGGGCCAGATCGAAGACGGGTGCTACggcgccatcctcatccACCCGCGCCCCGACGAGCCGAAGCCGTTCCacctcatcgccggcgggGATGAGGACGTGCAgcgggcgctcgaggacgccgaggccagcgtGTACCCGCTGCTGATTGCGGACCTGACGCGGCTCGAGTCCAACACCAAGTGGAAAATGTCCGAGGAGGCCGGCATAGAGGTGGTGTGCTACGACGCCCTGCTCTTCAACGGCAAGGGGCGCGTGTCGTGTctgcccgaggacgagatggcggccaagatgagctcgacgacgcagcgcgacctggcgctgctgccaggCTCCAAGCTGACTGACAAGGG ATGTCTGCCAGCCAAGGTCATGGCCGCgtttggcggcgacgccaacgccCTCAAGAAAGACAAGGTGATCCCCGGCGTCTTCGAGGGCTGCAAGGAGACGAAAGGCGCCACCGAGTTCGTCCGCGCCACGTaccggggcggcgacgcgcaggACTGGATCGCCATCGACCTGATCGGGGCGACCAACTTTGCCACGCCCGTCGTGTCCATCGACGGGCACGACATGTGGGTGTACGCCATGGACGGGTCGTACATTGAGCCGCAAAAGGTGAAGATCATCAACATGGCCAACGGAGAGCGGTACAGCGTCCTGGTGCCGCTCAAGGGCACGGGGCGGTTCAAGATTCGCGCCAACTCCAACACGGCCGCGCAGATCATCACCGGGCatgccgtgctcgacgtccAGGGGGGATacgtgccgccgctgccgccgccgcccagaaaCCACACGACGAAGAACAAGCATGAGAACAAGAAGGAGCATGGtaacgatgacgacgacgatggcgacaacggcgacgacgacaacgaccatGACGGCGGGGATGAAAAGGAGCCGCAGGTCTACATCGACATCATCGGCACCCCCACGTCCaaggacctcgtcgtcttcgaccaagccatcgcccgcccctTTCCCCCCGCGCCCATCGCAcagcacgccgacgccacctTTGTGCTCAACatgcgcctcgacggcgcgagCTACCTGTGGGCGCTCAACAGCACGCGGCTGCAGCCCATGGCCTTCTtcgacgcgcgcccgccggtGCTGTACAACCCCAAGCCGTGGGAGCACGACAACGTGACCATCACGACGCGCAACGGCACGTGGGTCGACCTGGTGCTCCTCGCGAGCGTCTTCcccatgccgccgcacccCATCCACAAGCACGGCAACAAGATGTTCCAGAtcggcgccgggcagggCGACTGGCGGTGGtccagcgtcgacgaggccatgcgcGAGCTGGGGCCGGCGCAGTTCAACCTGCGCGACCCGCCCCAGAGGGACAGCTTCCTGTCGCAGCAGGCCGTCAAGACGCGCAACTGGGTCGTGGTGCGATACCAGGTGGTGAACCCGGGCGCGTGGCTGCTGCACTGCCACATCAACAACCAcatgatgggcggcatgatgatgattATACAGGACGGCGTGGATGCGTGGCCTGTCAAGGCGAATGAGCATGGGCACGGTACATAA